Within Palaeococcus ferrophilus DSM 13482, the genomic segment ACATCCGGGGCACTCGCCCTCTCGAAGGTATGGAACACGAAACCAATAATAACCGAGGAGTGGGTCGAGGCACTCACCTGGCTCAAGGAAAACTCCAACGAGAACGACATAGTTCTGGCGTGGTGGGACTACGGACACTGGATAACTTACTACTCCAGAAGGTCTCCTGTGGCGCAGGGAAGCTCCAACCCTTCCGTTGCAGCCTACCTCCTCGGCCTCCTCGGCGAGAACTGGGCACAAAATCTAGGTGTGGACTACGTGATAGTCTCTTACGAGGACTTCCTCAAACTGGGACCGATTATCAACACGGTAAAACTCTCCAAGCGGTGGGAGAACATCACGGATGAGGAGTACGGCTTTGCCCTCCTCCCCCTAACGGGGGTGTATGGAAACATATTCACCTTTGAGAACGGTCCTTATAAGGCTCTCGTAGCCAAGAGGAACACAATCTGGGAAGCAAAGGTTGTGGCGGGCGGCGCTACCGGGTATCCCTCGGAGCTCCTGGTGGAGGTTGGCAATGAAACTATCAACGCCCCGCTTTCCTCCCGCGCTTCTCTCGGTCCCGTCCTCTACGTCAACCTGAACTACGGCTATGCGTTCCTCATGAGCCGAACCATAGCGAACACAACCATGGCGCGCCTCTTTACTGGCGATGCTCCGAATCACTACCGTCTCGTTTATTCGGACGGCGGAAGGATTAAGATATACCGATTCGAGCACCCCAATGTGATAGTTACAAGAACAAACGGCACTGTAGTGTTTCACTTCAAGAACACCACAGGAACGGGACTAGGAATATGGGGCTTCCTCGACAACGGGACGCTCGTCTTCAAGAAGTGGTACGGTGTTAAGGGTCTTGAGGAGTTTGAGCTGCCGGGAGATGTTAACGGGACAGTGATAAGATATGCCTATGCAGAGGGAAAACAAATTGTTGACAGGGGAGTGTTCAGATGCAATGGGAGGAAGCAAAATGTGTCAAAAAGTAGTGTTTTACAAATTTTCGTATCAAAAAACTTATTAAATGCGCGGCGGTAAAGCCTAATAACCTGATCAGTATGGGGGTAATCACTCCAACAGGGGACGGACATGAGGACGCTGATAATAATTCCCGCGTACAACGAAGAGCTTACGATTGGATCAATCGTTGCGCTGGCCAAGAAGTACGGCGACGTTCTGGTAGTTGATGATGGCTCAAGCGATAGAACATCGGAGATCGCTCAAAAGGCAGGGGCCATCGTTATAAGGCACAAAACCAACAGCGGCAAGGGTGCCGCCCTGAGGACGGGCTTCGAGTACGCGCTTAGTAAGGACTACGATGTTGTTGTAACAATTGACGCCGATGGACAGCACAACCCTGAGGAGATTCCTTACCTCGTTGAGCCACTCATTAAAGGAGAAGCTGATTTTGTTATAGGCTCCCGCTATCTTAACGGTTCTAAGAAGAAGATACCGTTGTACAGGAGACTCGGCCTCTGGGTGCTTAACAAGAGCACCAAAGTTGCCTCGAAGATGGAAGTTGACTCGCAGAGCGGGTTCAGGGCCCTAAGGAGAAAGGCCCTTGAGAAGTTGAACTTAAGCAGCAGTGGCTACGCCGTTGAGACTGACATGGTGATCAACGCAAGGGAACAGGGGCTTAGGATTAAAGAGGTCCCGATAAGTGTGAGGTACGATGTCCCGAACAAGCACAAGAAGAACCCGGTTTCCCACGGCTTGGGTGTCCTGGCCAGCGTTGTTGGTTTAATTGGGTATAAAAGGCCCCTCCTGCTCTTTGGGGTTTTGAGTTTGATGTCCTTTGTAACTGCTGGAGTACTGGCTTACTTGGCCCTCCAGCCTTATTATCACGGGGGAAGGGTTTTTTTAACTCAGGCAATAGGTGCGGGCATATTTACTATAATAGGAATACAGCTCTTTGTTGCAGGACTGACGTTGAACGTGTTAGCGAAGATGGTGAGGGAGTGAGTTATGGTGTTAAAATCACCAAGTATTGCTCTAGTGGGCTCTAGAGGCATTCCAGGGAGGTACGGGGGAACTGAAACAGTTGTTCATGAACTCTCGAAGAGATTGAAAGCCAAATTTCAGGTTTATGTAACATGTGAGTCCGATAGATTCTCTGAGGATGAATATGACGGAATAATCAGAGTTCATATTCCATCTGTCCAAGGAAAGAGCTTGACTATCCCCTCGGTCAATGACGTCATTGCTACCACGTACCTCCTTCTTAGACACTCCAAAGACGTTGATCTTATTTACCACGTTTCGCCTGATGGTGCTCTGGCAGCTGTTCTCTCAAGACTGGCAAAGAAGAGGGTCCTAATAAACTCTGATGGTGTTGAGTGGCGCAGGTTAATAAAGAGGAGCCGGTTTGTGCCGTTTCACCTCTTCCCGCTTTACCTCGCTACGATGGTACACATGTACCTGATGGAGCGCCTTTCCTGCAAGTTGCCGGATGTCACTATTGCAGATTCTCTTGCCATCGAAGAACATCTTAAGAGAATGCACAAACCAAAAAAAGTGGTATACATTGCCTATGGGGCGAGGGAATTGATGCCCTCAAGCATTCCAAAGGAAGAGGAGCGTAGTATTTTAGGAAAATTCGGCATTAAACCTAGAGGATACTATCTCACTGTGGCTAGAATAGTTGCGGAGAACAACATCCACATTGAACTGGAGGGGTTTAAAAAAGCAAACTCAACAAAGAAGCTTGTTATCGTTGGGAACTTCAACAAAAATGATCCGTATAGTAAACATCTCTTCAAACTGGCCAAGGGCAATGAGAATATACTTTTACTTGACCCAATCTATGACCGGGAAATCCTTGGAGTTTTAAGGAAGAATGCCTTTGCCTATATCCACGCCTATGAAGTTGGGGGGACAAATCCTTCCCTGCTTGAGCAGATGCTGTTCAAGAGACCTATCTTGGCATATGATGTCCCATTTAACAAGGAAGTCTTGCAAGAGGGAGGAATATACTTTAAAGATGCCGAGGATTTAGCCAATAAAATGGAGATGCTTGAGAGAGGGGAGTTCAATTTAAGGCTTATAAAGAAAACCCAGATTAAGAGAATAAAGAGACAGTACAACTGGGAGAAAGTTGCAGGGGAGTATGAAAGGTTGTTTAGACTAGTATTGCGGGGGCGGTCTTATGAGGGAGAATGATGTTAAAGTTTTTGTGCTGGGGCTTGATGGAGGCTCTTGGAATGTCATAATGCCGTTAATCACGGAAGGCAAGTTGCCCACATTCAAAAGGCTTCTTGAAAAAGGGGCTTATGGCAAATTAAAAAGTATCATACCACCAATCTCGGTTCCTGCTTGGAAATGCTATTTTACTGGAAAAGATCCCGGCAAGTTGGGGGTTTATGCATTTCTCAAGTTTGATCCAGGAACGTATAAACTAAAAGTCGCGGATTCTCGTGACTTTAAGTCTCTTGATCTTGCGGACATCTTGGGTATGCATAACAAAAGAATTGTAATCTACAAAATGTTCTCTACATATCCAGCCAAAAAGGTTAATGGTGTTATGATAACGGATTTTCCAAACTTGCCCAAGGGAACTTACCCGGAAGGGTTGTATGAGATCATTAAGAAAAAATTTGGGGAAATCTTTCACAATATTGCTTTTACTACGGACAGAGTACGCACCTATGAAATAGTGCTCGAGGAGACAAAGAGGGACTTTGAAGTCATTAAGTGGTTAATAACTGAAAATAATCCCGATTTCGTTCATATGAGTGTTCCCCACACTGATGGTGTCCAGCACTTCTTCTGGAGGGATATGCTAGATCCGGAATCTCCATATCATGATTACATAGAACGTATGTGGGTTATGGTGGACGGCCTTGTTGGGGATTTGCTGAAGTTCCTCGAAAGCACGGGAGATAAGTGGTATTTCTTCATAATGTCAGACCATGGTTTTACAGAGTGCAAATACCGCTTTAATATTGCAAACTGGCTGATAAAGAAAGGCTATCTGAAGCTGACTTTTAGAGGGAAAGTTATTAGGAGTGTTTCAAGAATTATCTCGCTTGATACTGCTTACAAGATTGTCGAAAAAACGATCAAGTTTGGCAATGAAAAACTGAGAATAAAACGACTTAAATGGGGAGTTCAGCACAAGCTGGCAGGTGACGTACTTTACCAGGTTATAGGCTTCAAAAACACGAAGGTTATACCCATTGAGGGCCAGCTGCTGTACCTAAACCGCCGGCTGTTCAAGAATGAAGAGGAAAGAAAACGCTTTGTCACCCAGCTTGTTAGTGAACTCAAAAATATAATAAGACCTGATGGTGAGCCATTTACACTGGAAATCTACGAGGGACATCAGTTATACAACGAGAATGCACCAGATATAATTCTGTTGCCCAATCAGACGTACGTGTATTCTCTTCCGTTCATCCATAGTGATTGGGACATCCCCCCAGAAGGCAAATGGACTGGAATGCATGATCTATATGGAATTTTTGTTGCCGTTGGAGGAGGGATAAAAGAAAATTATGAAGTTGATGGGGCAAGGTTGGTGGATCTAATGCCTACGATACTACAAGTGTATGGTATTCCGATCCCAAAAGATGTAAGTGGAAAAGTCTTAAGGGATATTTTTGAGGACAGAGAATTTAGAGAAGAGGAGCCTGAATATGTTGATTATAACCTTAAAATGCAAGTGAGGAAGATTGCAAAAAAGTTGAAACTGTAGGTGTGGTAATATGAGAATACTAATGACCGCTCCTCCTCTAGCCGATGTTTTATCTCCGGGGGGAATTTATAAAGTCATTAGGGAAATATCTAAAAATCTTGTTAAGAGGGGGCATGAAGTTATTGTTTTACAGTTAAACCCCCTAAATCGACCAAATGAGGAGGAGTATGATGGGTTTAAGATAATCCGAGTTGATTCAAAACATTTCTATGGACTGAGCCTTGGGATGTACTCCTACCTGAAAAAGCATTTAGCTGAGTTGGATCCAGATATTGTTCATGTTCATGGGTATCATAATTTGCTTGCCCCTGAAGTAATTTGGGTAATCAAAAGAAACTACCCCTCTGTACCTTTGGTATTTTCACCTCATTTGGATGTGGCTAGGAGCACATTGGGGGGTAGATATTTTTGGAGAGGTTATAATGCCATTATCGGAAAGAAAGCATTTGACCTAGCGGATCGTATAATTTCACCTTCTGAATTTGAGGTCAACATTCTTGTACACCAATTTAGCATTAGTCCAGATAAAATCTTAATAATACCACATGGTGTGGATATAATTGATACAGAAAAGCCTCTAAAGCAGAGAGATAAAATCTGCCTTCTTTATTCTGGTTATTTAATAAAGAGGAAAAGGGTTGAGTATGTATTGGAGAGCCTGCATAGCTTAGTTTATGATTTCGGAGTGGACGATGTTATCCTCACGATAATTGGGGAAGGTCCAGAGAAAAAAAGATTATTAGAGTTAGCTAGGAAACTAAGGATTATGAATAAGATAGAATGGAAACCCTTTTTACCAAGAAAGGAATTTATAAATAAAATAAAAAACGCAGATGTGTTTTTGTTGCTCTCTGAATCTGAGGCATATGGAATAACTGTTGCGGAAGCTCTAGCTTTGGGGACCCCGGTAATAGTAACAAAAAAAGCTGCTTTAAGAGAGTTTCTAACTGAGCCTGGGTGCTTTGGTGTGGATTACCCTCCAAATCCAAAAGAGGTTGCTAGATTAATACTAGAGATTGCTAATAATGATGTTAAAGTGGGGCCGTTTAGTAAAAAGATAAGAACTTGGAAGGAGGTGGTAAAAGACTATGAAAACCTTTACAAAGATATACTTGGAATATGAAGTCAAAAATAATAAAAAGATTAATGCTGTCTTCTTGAGTTGGTACTTTCCAAAAGGAAGTGGGGGATTTACATATCGGAAAAAACTTTTAACCTTGTTATCTTCACTTGAGTCAATTGGAAGGATAACGGTTTTGACAAGTGATAATGAGTTGAAAAAAATTCAGAATTCCAAAATTAGAGTGCTTATTTTAAATGATACTATTCCAAAAAACCCACTGTCTAGATTCCTTAAATTTTTGCTGTTCCAATTTAAGACAATACTCCATCTCATAAAACTTAGTAGAGATTACTCAATGGTGTTTGTCATGGCCGGAAACAATTTTACTTTTCCAGTGTTGTTTTCTAAATTCATTTTAAAAAAGAAAATTGTATATTTAATGTCTGGTGTGGGAGGCATGTCAGTATGGAAGTTATATTCAAAAAATCTCTTGTCAAGACTAGTTGCTATTTTGGATGAACTTGTTCTTCTGATTAGTGATTTCATTATCCTCGAATCTCCTGGATTAAAAGATACCCTCAAGCTTGATAGATACAGGGGAAAAGTTATTCAAAATGGACGTATGTATGTAGAATCAGAAAAAATGCAGTACATAACTCCCTTTTCTAAACGAGCAACTTTGGTTGGGTATATTGGTAGACTAAGTCCTGAAAAGGGGATTGTAAATTTTATACATGGAATATTAAAAATATTTAATGAGCCCAAAAGAAGTTCCCAGTGTGGATTTAATGTTATCATTGGAGGCAAGGGGCCTTTAGAGAGTAAAATTAGGGAATTAGTAATCCAGCAGAATGACGACATCAAAATGAAAATAAAAATTTTGGGGTATATCCCCGACAATGAACTAATAAATGTACTGAATAAGTTGAGACTTCTAGTGTTCCCATCCCCAATAAATAGTTTAGACGGATTGCCTAATATAATATTAGAAGCAATGGCATGTGGAACTCCGGTATTAGCAACGTCTACAGGAGCAATATTAGATGTAATTATTGATGAAACGACTGGGTTTATTATGGGTAGCAACTCTCCGGGGGATATCTCAAGGAATATTAAGAGGGCACTAATGCACCCAGAGTTGCTGAAAATATCGAAAAAAGGCATGGAATCCATAAGAAAAGAATTTAGTTTTGATAGTGCTTTAAGACGATGGGAGAGAATAATATCCACTTATCTTGGTGAGGGAAAATGGTAAATCGGATTAAAATTGTTATGTTAGTAGAGGCTATGATCTTAGCATTTGTTATATTGCTAGTAGATATCCTGACCAATAGGTTTTCTTATTACTCTGGGGATAATATCTTTATTGAATTTCCGTTATTGGCGTGGATTTTGATATTATTGATACCATGTATCGGTGGTTATATAATATGGACATCCAAAAACGAAAACAAAAAGACAACAATATTCATCCCTGTTGGGTTGATTTATGTACTTCTCCTTTATTCTCTTAACATATATTTTATAATTCCATATCGACAAGTTGAAACTACGAGTATTCCTCTTGCCATAAAACTACTCGTTAAATATCCTCACATTAACAAAGATCTTGCGGGTATTTATTCATACCCGGTTTCATATCCTCTTTTTTTCATAATGGCGAGATTTATCATGTTAATATCTGAGGTTGGAGCGACGACATTATACACTTTGTTCTTTATTATATTTCTTGTGATATTTTATTTTATTCTCCTATCATATTATTCTACTGATGAGGATATGTTTTCAAGTGTGTTAGCTGTTTTAGGATATACAGTCCTTTCTTTTTATGTGATAAATTTCCAATTCGCCCCTCAAACTTTCTCATTGATGTATCTTCCTCTTTTGTATAAGATTACGACATCTACATTACATTCAAATTCGATTGCAAAAAATATGGTGCTCTTATTTATTCTTTGGACATCATTAATACTCACACATCCATTTATGTTTATTTTTTATATTCTTCCCACATCTTTTCTACTTGGGTATCTGTATATAAATAAATCCTCGTATACATCAAAATTTGGGATAGCAATTTTTACTTTATGGGGGTCATACCTAGCGGGGTTTGTTTATATTTATTACCTCAAACTACGGGTTCCCCTCGTTTTGTTCTTTAGAACTATTGGAAGGTCAATGGGGGAAACTTGGTTGGTAATTAGGTGGTTTCTTAGAACAATGAGTAGCCCTCAGGCTCCTAAGGTATTCCCACACTATGATATGGTACCTAGATTTTTTAATGCCTTTCAAGCAACGGGCGTTAGATTGATACTAATTACGTTGCTTCTTTTGGTAATTTATGGCATATTCAAAGAAGTCATTACTGACAAAAGAACACTACAATTTGTGTATGATATCCTTGTGTTGATCTCTTCTGTGATTTTATTTTTAGTTGGACTTTTCACGATTTTTCTTGGTCAGAGAGCACTTCAGGTATTCATGATGCCCATTTCGAGATATATTAAAAATTTAAAAGCTTACAAACGTTTGTTATTAATGCTAATAATCATATTAATTGTGACGCCTTTTATGTATACTCTTAATGTCTTGATAAGTTTAAGTGTAGGGCCTCAGTTATTTGTCCAGGACACATATCTAGTGACATCAGGATTATTTGGAGAAATGAATTTTCCCGATGCTTGCAATATTTCTGTTGTGAGAGAAATATATCCAACAGTATATCCAAACCGTCATAAGTTTGAGTTTTCGACAGACTTCTATCCAAAGGCGAATTCCAACTGGGACTATTTATATTGGTCTCCAAAATTTACCCATGTGGCTAGATATTTCGGGATTTATGATGAGTATAAAAAAGAACAAATGGTATCAAATTGGATTTATAATAACTATATCGTAACTATACTGTCAGGATAATAATGAATCTAAGAACAGAGATAGTACATGTGAATCCCGATGTTTAATTGAAAGAATAATAATTCCGATGCTTATTTTAATGGCTACATGCAAAAAGCGATGAAAAAAGCTCAATCTGTCCGAGTGTTTCTGTATCAATTTAATATAATCTAAATGGGTCTTAATAAAGAGCTCCGGGGATACGCTTGCAACTTTCTTTCTGGCAACTCCCACTTTATGCCAAATCTTGGCTTTTGGAACATACATGTTAATCAATTCCCGTTTTGAGGCATGGATACAGAGATCAACATCTTCATTTCCAAAGAAATAGTCCTGACTTAGTATAGTTAGTCTTCCCAAGTTGTTAACTTTTAAAAGCATTGAAGCTCCAGTAATCCAATCCACACTAGTTGGGGAGGTGCTATACTTTTCGGCGATTTTTTGATCTCTGTGATAATAAAACCATCCAAATTGAGATAATTCTCCTCCGGCGAACCATATCACGTCATCCCTTCCATTGTAGTCGTAATAATATATTTTTGGACCAACAATTCCAATCTTCTCATCACTCTCTGCAACTTTAATGAGCTCTATTAAAAAGTTCGGATCTACAACGGTATCATTATTTAATAGTAACACATAGTCTGGGTTTAGAACACTCAGAGCAAACTTTATCCCAACGTTATTCCCGCCAGCAAATCCGTAGTTGTCTTCGTTTTTGATTAAAATCATCCTTCTATTGGAATCAAATTTCCCGTAATGAGGTCTGTTGAACTTCCCCTGTTTTGCTTCATTTTCAAGTATCTCAAAAACCTTAATCGGTTTGTTATATGGATTGTACTCAAAGAACTTTGAATTAACCTTGATTTTCCCCGCTGCATACTCTTTAATTTTTTGAACAGAGTCATCTTCTGACCCATTATCCACAACGATAACATCATAGTTGGGATAGGTTATCCGATAAAGCGATTCGAGGCATTCAATAGTGTCTCTCCAGCCGTTCCAGTTTAAAATGATAATCGAAACTCTAGGAACCTTCGACATATTTTTTCACCATTTTAACTACCGCATCCATATTTGCATACTCCCAACTTCCGAATCTTCCAATGCTGTCGATTCCTATCGTCTTTAAATAACTAAATATTGTTTTAAGATTTTCTTTATAATTCAGATCGTAAATCACATAGGCATACTTGAATCTATAAACTGTTGTTAGGATTACCTCATCCTTATCAATTATTCCTAACCTATCCAAATCTTCCACAGTTCTCTCTGCAATTTCTTTGTCACTCGCCCGGCTTACCCCATCCCCGTCTTTGTATGTTATCTCAGCCAGAACTGAAGACTTCCCTTGAGGAGCCCCATAAGGCGAATAGTTGGAGGGGAAGCTAACCCTGTGAGTTAAAACGTCCTTATCCGGAATGTAGAGCCATGAAAAGTCATTGAGTTTTGGCTTATCAACTCCTATTCCGACCGTTATTAGAGAGTTGAACTTCAAGTTATTTACTGCCTCGATAACTTCATTGGGCACGTCTTCTAGGGCTTTAATTAACTCTTGCAATGGAATTGTAGAAATTAGCTTATCAACTTCAAATTCTTGCTTCCCGTTCGAGATTATCCACTTCCCTTCTTCTTTTTTGATCTTTCTGACTTCAAAATTTGTAATTATGTTACCATTTATCGGCTTTTCAAAGGCTTTTGCCAGGCTCTGTATCCCACCGTATTTTGGATAATAGAAGTAGATCTGGTGAGTATAGCCTTCAGTTGGTATTCCAAGGGAGGACTTTATTATGTCCTCAACTGGTGGCTGGGGGATTCTATCGACCCAGACTGTGCTCATTTGATCTAGGGGGTACTTCCAAATCTTCTCGTTGTAGGGGATCAGATATTTTTCTGCAATTCCTTTACCAAATGTGTAGTAGAACCACTCTTTCATATTTCGTGGGGGGTTCAGTAGTCCCTTCTCTTTTGAGATTAGGTTCTGGACAAAGTAGTATAAGCACTCAAAATTGTCCCTCTTTGGCAAATCAGCTAAGCCGTTCTCGAAGGGATACTTTATGTAGTGTCCTTTATAAAGAATTTTAGTGTTTCTTCGGTTTCTAACAACGTTGTCTCCGAGCAGTGACACCATTAAATTGAGGATCCCTTTGTCCTTTGAAAATATTATGTGGGAACCGCCAATATCAAAGGTAAATCCATCTATTTGAATTGACTTTAACAATCCTGAAGTTTCTTGGTTCTTTTCGAGGATCATAAACTTATAGCTTTTTTGATTAAGAAAATATCCTAACGAAAGTCCTGTCAAACCACCGCCGAGGATCCCTATCTCTTCCTTCATCGAATATCCCTCACCTTTACAGCTTTAAATATGAAGGAAGATGAAAATAATTGGGGACGATACATTCTTTTAATGAGAGGATATATGGGCTGGAATCTTTTCCTTATAGTATACATCATGATCCCTATAGGCCTGTATAAGACTGCTCTGTCAGAGAAATCCTCTAAGATATCGAAGCCATAGGTACTTAGGAAATTTCTAAATCCTGAGTAGGTGTAGAACCGGATGTGAGGCCAGTTCCATTCGAAAAATTTCTCGTTTCTCCAATATCCCGCGTGATCCCGATATAGGTTCCCCCCAAACAGTATATGAATTCGAGACAGCAAACCGAAATGATTTGGAACGTCAACAATAAAAATTCCTTTGGGCTTTAATACCCTGTTAATCTCTTGTAATGTTTTATATGGCCTAACCAAGTGTTCTAAAACCTGGCTGCAGATAACTAGGTCAAAGGACTTGTCTTCAAATGGAAATCTTTCTTCAATATTAGCTTTAATAACGTTTATTCCCCTCTTCTTTGCCCTAGAAATTGCGACTTCGTTGATCTCTAACCCATAAACTTCATTCTTCTCGACTAACCATTCTATTTTTGAT encodes:
- a CDS encoding alkaline phosphatase family protein, which gives rise to MRENDVKVFVLGLDGGSWNVIMPLITEGKLPTFKRLLEKGAYGKLKSIIPPISVPAWKCYFTGKDPGKLGVYAFLKFDPGTYKLKVADSRDFKSLDLADILGMHNKRIVIYKMFSTYPAKKVNGVMITDFPNLPKGTYPEGLYEIIKKKFGEIFHNIAFTTDRVRTYEIVLEETKRDFEVIKWLITENNPDFVHMSVPHTDGVQHFFWRDMLDPESPYHDYIERMWVMVDGLVGDLLKFLESTGDKWYFFIMSDHGFTECKYRFNIANWLIKKGYLKLTFRGKVIRSVSRIISLDTAYKIVEKTIKFGNEKLRIKRLKWGVQHKLAGDVLYQVIGFKNTKVIPIEGQLLYLNRRLFKNEEERKRFVTQLVSELKNIIRPDGEPFTLEIYEGHQLYNENAPDIILLPNQTYVYSLPFIHSDWDIPPEGKWTGMHDLYGIFVAVGGGIKENYEVDGARLVDLMPTILQVYGIPIPKDVSGKVLRDIFEDREFREEEPEYVDYNLKMQVRKIAKKLKL
- a CDS encoding glycosyltransferase family 4 protein, with the translated sequence MRILMTAPPLADVLSPGGIYKVIREISKNLVKRGHEVIVLQLNPLNRPNEEEYDGFKIIRVDSKHFYGLSLGMYSYLKKHLAELDPDIVHVHGYHNLLAPEVIWVIKRNYPSVPLVFSPHLDVARSTLGGRYFWRGYNAIIGKKAFDLADRIISPSEFEVNILVHQFSISPDKILIIPHGVDIIDTEKPLKQRDKICLLYSGYLIKRKRVEYVLESLHSLVYDFGVDDVILTIIGEGPEKKRLLELARKLRIMNKIEWKPFLPRKEFINKIKNADVFLLLSESEAYGITVAEALALGTPVIVTKKAALREFLTEPGCFGVDYPPNPKEVARLILEIANNDVKVGPFSKKIRTWKEVVKDYENLYKDILGI
- a CDS encoding glycosyltransferase family 2 protein — protein: MRTLIIIPAYNEELTIGSIVALAKKYGDVLVVDDGSSDRTSEIAQKAGAIVIRHKTNSGKGAALRTGFEYALSKDYDVVVTIDADGQHNPEEIPYLVEPLIKGEADFVIGSRYLNGSKKKIPLYRRLGLWVLNKSTKVASKMEVDSQSGFRALRRKALEKLNLSSSGYAVETDMVINAREQGLRIKEVPISVRYDVPNKHKKNPVSHGLGVLASVVGLIGYKRPLLLFGVLSLMSFVTAGVLAYLALQPYYHGGRVFLTQAIGAGIFTIIGIQLFVAGLTLNVLAKMVRE
- a CDS encoding glycosyltransferase family 2 protein: MSKVPRVSIIILNWNGWRDTIECLESLYRITYPNYDVIVVDNGSEDDSVQKIKEYAAGKIKVNSKFFEYNPYNKPIKVFEILENEAKQGKFNRPHYGKFDSNRRMILIKNEDNYGFAGGNNVGIKFALSVLNPDYVLLLNNDTVVDPNFLIELIKVAESDEKIGIVGPKIYYYDYNGRDDVIWFAGGELSQFGWFYYHRDQKIAEKYSTSPTSVDWITGASMLLKVNNLGRLTILSQDYFFGNEDVDLCIHASKRELINMYVPKAKIWHKVGVARKKVASVSPELFIKTHLDYIKLIQKHSDRLSFFHRFLHVAIKISIGIIILSIKHRDSHVLSLFLDSLLS
- a CDS encoding protoporphyrinogen/coproporphyrinogen oxidase; protein product: MKEEIGILGGGLTGLSLGYFLNQKSYKFMILEKNQETSGLLKSIQIDGFTFDIGGSHIIFSKDKGILNLMVSLLGDNVVRNRRNTKILYKGHYIKYPFENGLADLPKRDNFECLYYFVQNLISKEKGLLNPPRNMKEWFYYTFGKGIAEKYLIPYNEKIWKYPLDQMSTVWVDRIPQPPVEDIIKSSLGIPTEGYTHQIYFYYPKYGGIQSLAKAFEKPINGNIITNFEVRKIKKEEGKWIISNGKQEFEVDKLISTIPLQELIKALEDVPNEVIEAVNNLKFNSLITVGIGVDKPKLNDFSWLYIPDKDVLTHRVSFPSNYSPYGAPQGKSSVLAEITYKDGDGVSRASDKEIAERTVEDLDRLGIIDKDEVILTTVYRFKYAYVIYDLNYKENLKTIFSYLKTIGIDSIGRFGSWEYANMDAVVKMVKKYVEGS
- a CDS encoding DUF1972 domain-containing protein yields the protein MVLKSPSIALVGSRGIPGRYGGTETVVHELSKRLKAKFQVYVTCESDRFSEDEYDGIIRVHIPSVQGKSLTIPSVNDVIATTYLLLRHSKDVDLIYHVSPDGALAAVLSRLAKKRVLINSDGVEWRRLIKRSRFVPFHLFPLYLATMVHMYLMERLSCKLPDVTIADSLAIEEHLKRMHKPKKVVYIAYGARELMPSSIPKEEERSILGKFGIKPRGYYLTVARIVAENNIHIELEGFKKANSTKKLVIVGNFNKNDPYSKHLFKLAKGNENILLLDPIYDREILGVLRKNAFAYIHAYEVGGTNPSLLEQMLFKRPILAYDVPFNKEVLQEGGIYFKDAEDLANKMEMLERGEFNLRLIKKTQIKRIKRQYNWEKVAGEYERLFRLVLRGRSYEGE
- a CDS encoding glycosyltransferase family 4 protein, whose protein sequence is MEYEVKNNKKINAVFLSWYFPKGSGGFTYRKKLLTLLSSLESIGRITVLTSDNELKKIQNSKIRVLILNDTIPKNPLSRFLKFLLFQFKTILHLIKLSRDYSMVFVMAGNNFTFPVLFSKFILKKKIVYLMSGVGGMSVWKLYSKNLLSRLVAILDELVLLISDFIILESPGLKDTLKLDRYRGKVIQNGRMYVESEKMQYITPFSKRATLVGYIGRLSPEKGIVNFIHGILKIFNEPKRSSQCGFNVIIGGKGPLESKIRELVIQQNDDIKMKIKILGYIPDNELINVLNKLRLLVFPSPINSLDGLPNIILEAMACGTPVLATSTGAILDVIIDETTGFIMGSNSPGDISRNIKRALMHPELLKISKKGMESIRKEFSFDSALRRWERIISTYLGEGKW
- a CDS encoding class I SAM-dependent methyltransferase, which produces MKSIEEYYKNDYLKMIDIDEETGYGAQRLFKEIIGEPKNLRILDVGVGTGSKIEWLVEKNEVYGLEINEVAISRAKKRGINVIKANIEERFPFEDKSFDLVICSQVLEHLVRPYKTLQEINRVLKPKGIFIVDVPNHFGLLSRIHILFGGNLYRDHAGYWRNEKFFEWNWPHIRFYTYSGFRNFLSTYGFDILEDFSDRAVLYRPIGIMMYTIRKRFQPIYPLIKRMYRPQLFSSSFIFKAVKVRDIR